A region from the Enterobacter roggenkampii genome encodes:
- the metB gene encoding cystathionine gamma-synthase: protein MTRKQATIAVRSGLNDDEQYGCVVPPIHLSSTYNFTGFNEPRAHDYSRRGNPTRDVTQRALAELEGGAGAVLTNTGMSAIHLVTTVFLKPGDLLVAPHDCYGGSYRLFDSLAKRGCYRVLFVDQNDEQALKQALAEKPKLVLVESPSNPLLRVVDIAKICQLARDAGAISVVDNTFLSPALQNPLALGADLVLHSCTKYLNGHSDVVAGVVIAKDPDVVTELAWWANNIGVTAGAFDSYLLLRGIRTLSPRMDVAQRNAQAIVDFLKTQPLVKKLYHPSLPENQGHEIAARQQKGFGAMLSFELDGDEQTLRRFLSGLSLFTLAESLGGVESLISHAATMTHAGMAPEARAAAGISETLLRISTGIEDSEDLIADLENGFRVAAKG from the coding sequence ATGACGCGTAAACAGGCCACTATCGCAGTGCGTAGCGGATTAAATGATGACGAGCAGTACGGCTGCGTTGTCCCGCCCATTCATCTTTCCAGTACCTACAACTTCACCGGATTTAATGAACCCCGTGCGCATGATTACTCGCGTCGTGGCAACCCTACGCGTGACGTGACCCAGCGTGCGCTGGCCGAACTGGAAGGTGGCGCAGGCGCCGTATTAACCAATACCGGGATGTCTGCCATTCACCTGGTGACCACGGTGTTCCTGAAGCCGGGCGATCTGCTGGTTGCGCCGCACGATTGCTACGGCGGCAGCTATCGCCTGTTTGATAGCCTGGCAAAACGCGGCTGCTATCGCGTGCTGTTTGTCGATCAAAACGATGAACAGGCGCTGAAACAGGCGCTGGCAGAGAAACCGAAGCTGGTTCTGGTGGAAAGTCCAAGCAATCCATTGTTGCGCGTTGTCGATATTGCGAAAATTTGTCAGCTCGCAAGGGATGCGGGAGCGATAAGTGTAGTGGATAATACGTTCCTCAGTCCGGCCCTTCAGAACCCACTCGCACTGGGTGCCGATCTGGTGTTGCATTCATGCACTAAATATCTGAACGGCCATTCTGACGTGGTGGCAGGTGTGGTGATTGCCAAAGATCCTGACGTTGTCACCGAACTGGCATGGTGGGCCAATAATATTGGCGTCACCGCAGGCGCCTTCGACAGCTACCTGCTGTTGCGCGGCATCCGTACGCTGTCGCCGCGCATGGACGTGGCGCAGCGTAATGCTCAGGCGATTGTCGACTTCCTGAAAACCCAGCCGCTGGTGAAGAAGCTGTATCACCCGTCGCTGCCGGAAAACCAGGGGCACGAGATTGCCGCGCGCCAGCAGAAAGGGTTTGGCGCGATGTTAAGTTTTGAACTGGACGGTGACGAGCAAACGCTGCGTCGCTTCCTGAGCGGGCTGTCATTGTTTACGCTGGCGGAATCCTTAGGTGGGGTTGAAAGCTTGATCTCCCACGCCGCGACCATGACGCACGCAGGTATGGCACCCGAAGCACGTGCCGCCGCCGGGATTTCTGAGACGCTGCTGCGGATCTCAACCGGTATCGAAGATTCTGAAGATTTAATTGCCGATCTGGAAAATGGCTTCCGGGTCGCAGCCAAGGGGTAA
- the metJ gene encoding met regulon transcriptional regulator MetJ → MAEWSGEYISPYAEHGKKSEQVKKITVSIPLKVLKILTDERTRRQVNNLRHATNSELLCEAFLHAFTGQPLPNDDDLRKERSDEIPEEAKVIMRELGIDPETWEY, encoded by the coding sequence ATGGCTGAATGGAGCGGCGAATATATCAGCCCATACGCTGAGCACGGTAAGAAGAGTGAGCAAGTAAAGAAAATTACGGTTTCCATTCCTCTGAAGGTGTTGAAGATCCTCACCGATGAACGTACGCGTCGTCAGGTGAACAACCTGCGCCACGCAACCAACAGCGAACTGCTGTGCGAAGCGTTTCTGCATGCGTTTACCGGTCAACCGTTGCCGAACGATGACGATCTGCGCAAAGAGCGTAGTGACGAAATCCCGGAAGAGGCGAAGGTGATCATGCGTGAACTGGGTATTGACCCGGAGACGTGGGAATACTGA
- the rpmE gene encoding 50S ribosomal protein L31 codes for MKKDIHPKYEMITANCSCGNSIQIRSTVGHDLNLDVCGKCHPFYTGKQRDVATGGRVDRFNKRFSIPGAK; via the coding sequence ATGAAAAAAGATATTCACCCGAAATACGAAATGATTACTGCAAACTGTTCTTGCGGTAACTCTATCCAGATCCGCTCTACCGTGGGTCACGATCTGAACCTGGACGTGTGCGGCAAATGCCACCCGTTCTACACTGGTAAGCAGCGTGATGTTGCAACCGGTGGCCGTGTTGACCGCTTCAACAAGCGTTTCAGCATCCCGGGCGCTAAATAA
- the priA gene encoding primosomal protein N', translated as MPVAHVALPVPLPRTFDYLLPDSMSAKAGCRVTVPFGKQQRVGIVVSVSDKSELPLNELKSVVEVLDSEPVYSTSTWRLLLWAADYYHHPIGDVLFHALPIMLRQGKSASHAPMWYWFATEEGQAVDINSLKRSQKQQQALAALRQGKIWRHQVDELEVSETALQALRKKGLSDLASEAPALNDWRESFSVSGDRLRLNTEQATAIGAIHSASDRFSAWLLAGVTGSGKTEVYLSVLENVLAQGKQALVMVPEIGLTPQTIARFRERFNAPVEVLHSGLNDSERLSAWLKAKNGEAAIVIGTRSSLFTPFKNLGVIVIDEEHDSSYKQQEGWRYHARDLAVYRAHSEQIPIVLGSATPALETLHNVRQRKYHMLRLTRRAGNARPAIQHVLDLKGQQVQAGLAPALITRMRQHLQAGNQVILFLNRRGFAPALLCHDCGWIAECPRCDHYYTFHQAQRHLRCHHCDSQRPVPRQCPSCGSTHIVPVGLGTEQLEQALGPFFPDVPISRIDRDTTSRKGALEQQLAEVHRGGARILIGTQMLAKGHHFPDVTLVALLDVDGALFSADFRSAERFAQLYTQVAGRAGRAGKQGEVVLQTHHPEHPLLQTLLHKGYDAFAEQALAERQTMQLPPWTSHVIIRAEDHNNQQAPLFLQQLRNLLQASPLVDSQLWILGPVPALAPKRGGRFRWQILLQHPSRIRLQHIVSGALVLINTLPEARKVKWVLDVDPIEG; from the coding sequence ATGCCCGTCGCTCACGTTGCCCTGCCCGTTCCGCTTCCCCGCACCTTTGACTATCTGCTGCCCGACAGCATGAGCGCCAAAGCGGGCTGTCGCGTGACCGTGCCGTTTGGCAAACAGCAGCGCGTGGGGATCGTCGTCTCCGTCAGCGATAAGAGCGAACTGCCGCTTAACGAACTGAAATCGGTCGTTGAGGTGCTGGACAGCGAGCCCGTCTACTCCACCAGCACCTGGCGACTGCTGCTGTGGGCGGCGGATTATTATCATCACCCCATCGGCGACGTCCTGTTCCACGCCCTGCCAATTATGCTGCGTCAAGGCAAGAGCGCCAGCCATGCGCCGATGTGGTACTGGTTTGCCACAGAGGAAGGCCAGGCCGTCGACATCAACAGCCTGAAGCGCTCGCAGAAACAGCAGCAGGCGCTGGCGGCGCTGCGTCAGGGGAAAATCTGGCGGCATCAGGTCGACGAGCTTGAGGTCAGCGAAACGGCGCTACAGGCATTAAGAAAGAAAGGGCTGAGCGACCTGGCAAGCGAGGCGCCTGCCCTTAACGACTGGCGGGAGAGTTTCTCCGTTTCAGGGGATCGCCTGCGTCTGAATACCGAGCAGGCCACCGCGATAGGCGCAATTCATAGCGCCTCCGATCGTTTCTCTGCCTGGCTGCTGGCGGGGGTCACCGGTTCCGGCAAGACCGAAGTTTACCTGAGCGTGCTGGAAAACGTGCTCGCGCAGGGCAAACAGGCGCTGGTGATGGTGCCGGAAATTGGCCTGACGCCGCAAACCATCGCCCGATTCCGCGAACGCTTTAACGCGCCGGTTGAGGTGCTGCACTCAGGCCTGAACGACAGCGAGCGACTCAGCGCCTGGCTGAAAGCGAAAAACGGCGAAGCGGCGATTGTGATCGGCACCCGCTCGTCGCTGTTCACGCCGTTTAAAAATCTTGGCGTTATCGTGATCGACGAAGAGCACGACAGCTCCTATAAACAGCAGGAAGGCTGGCGCTATCACGCCCGCGATCTGGCCGTCTACCGCGCGCACAGCGAGCAAATTCCCATTGTTCTGGGATCAGCCACGCCTGCGCTCGAAACGCTGCACAACGTGCGCCAGCGTAAATACCACATGCTGCGCCTGACGCGTCGCGCGGGGAATGCCCGTCCGGCCATTCAGCACGTGCTGGATTTGAAAGGCCAGCAGGTCCAGGCGGGGCTAGCGCCCGCGCTTATTACCCGCATGCGCCAGCATTTGCAGGCGGGGAATCAGGTCATTCTGTTCCTCAACCGTCGCGGATTTGCACCCGCCCTGCTGTGCCACGACTGCGGCTGGATTGCCGAATGCCCGCGCTGCGATCACTACTACACCTTCCATCAGGCCCAGCGTCATCTGCGCTGCCACCACTGCGACAGCCAGCGTCCGGTGCCGCGCCAGTGCCCGTCGTGTGGCTCAACGCATATTGTGCCGGTCGGTCTGGGGACGGAACAGCTGGAGCAGGCGCTTGGGCCCTTTTTCCCGGACGTGCCGATTTCGCGTATCGACCGGGACACCACCAGCCGCAAAGGCGCACTCGAACAGCAGCTGGCGGAAGTGCATCGCGGTGGCGCGCGCATCCTGATTGGCACCCAGATGCTGGCCAAAGGCCACCACTTCCCGGACGTGACGCTGGTCGCCCTGCTGGACGTGGACGGCGCGCTGTTCTCGGCAGATTTCCGCTCCGCCGAGCGCTTCGCCCAGCTTTACACCCAGGTTGCCGGACGTGCAGGACGCGCCGGTAAACAGGGCGAAGTGGTGCTGCAAACGCACCACCCGGAGCACCCGCTGCTGCAAACCCTGCTGCACAAAGGCTATGACGCCTTTGCCGAGCAGGCGCTGGCCGAACGCCAGACCATGCAGCTACCGCCGTGGACCAGCCACGTCATCATCCGCGCGGAAGATCATAACAACCAGCAGGCGCCACTTTTCCTGCAGCAGCTGAGAAACCTCCTGCAGGCCAGCCCGCTGGTGGATAGTCAGCTGTGGATTTTGGGCCCGGTGCCTGCCCTCGCGCCAAAACGCGGCGGCCGTTTCCGCTGGCAGATCTTGCTCCAGCACCCCTCGCGCATTCGTCTTCAGCATATTGTTAGCGGCGCGCTGGTGCTGATTAACACCCTGCCCGAAGCGCGAAAAGTGAAGTGGGTCCTGGACGTCGACCCTATCGAAGGCTGA
- the cytR gene encoding DNA-binding transcriptional regulator CytR yields MKSRKEVATATMKDVAQKAQVSTATVSRALMNPDKVSQATRNRVEQAALEVGYFPQAMGRNVKRNESRTILVIVPDICDPFFSEIIRGIEVTAAEQGYLVLIGDCAHQNQQEKTFIDLIITKQIDGMLLLGSRLPFDASIEEQRNLPPMVMANEFAPELELPTVHIDNLTAAFNAVNYLQELGHKRIGCIAGPEEMPLCHYRLQGYVQALRRTGVTVDPHYIARGDFTFAAGGQALEKLLDLPEPPTAVFCHSDVMALGALSYAKRRGLRIPKDLSIIGFDNISLSEFCDPPLSTVAQPRYQIGREAMLLLLDQLHGQTVSSGSRLLDCELIVRGTTQALT; encoded by the coding sequence TTGAAGTCCAGGAAAGAGGTTGCGACTGCGACCATGAAAGACGTTGCCCAGAAAGCACAGGTCTCTACGGCAACAGTATCCCGCGCATTAATGAACCCGGATAAAGTCTCCCAGGCGACCCGTAACCGGGTGGAGCAGGCTGCGCTTGAAGTGGGCTATTTTCCGCAGGCAATGGGACGTAACGTCAAACGCAACGAGTCGCGCACCATCCTGGTGATTGTGCCGGACATCTGTGACCCTTTCTTTAGCGAGATCATCCGCGGTATTGAAGTCACCGCGGCGGAACAGGGGTACCTGGTGCTGATTGGCGACTGCGCCCATCAGAACCAGCAGGAAAAAACCTTCATCGACCTCATCATCACCAAGCAGATCGACGGCATGCTGCTGCTTGGCTCTCGCCTGCCGTTTGATGCCAGCATCGAAGAGCAGCGTAATTTACCGCCGATGGTGATGGCCAACGAGTTTGCGCCAGAGCTGGAGCTGCCGACGGTCCATATCGATAACCTTACCGCCGCGTTCAACGCCGTAAACTATCTCCAGGAGCTGGGGCATAAGCGTATTGGCTGCATCGCCGGGCCGGAAGAGATGCCGCTGTGTCACTACCGTTTGCAGGGTTACGTTCAGGCGCTGCGCCGTACCGGCGTGACCGTCGATCCGCACTACATTGCGCGCGGTGATTTTACCTTCGCTGCGGGTGGACAGGCGCTGGAGAAACTTCTGGACCTGCCTGAGCCGCCAACCGCCGTATTTTGCCACAGCGACGTGATGGCGCTGGGCGCATTATCGTATGCCAAACGCCGCGGCCTTCGCATACCGAAAGATTTATCCATCATCGGTTTCGATAATATTTCGCTTTCGGAATTTTGCGATCCGCCGCTCTCAACGGTCGCTCAGCCGCGCTACCAAATTGGCCGCGAAGCGATGCTGCTTCTGCTGGATCAGCTTCACGGTCAAACAGTTAGCAGCGGCTCACGGTTGCTGGACTGCGAACTGATCGTCCGAGGCACGACCCAGGCATTGACTTAA
- the ftsN gene encoding cell division protein FtsN: protein MAQRDYVRRGQPAPSRRKKSSSRKKQRNLPAVSPAMVAIAAAVVVAFIGGLYFITHHKKEESEALQASKVAGNGLPPKPEERWRYIKELESRQPGVRAPTEPSAGGEVQNANQLTDEQRQLLAQMQADMRQQPTQLNEVPWNEQTPEQRQQTLQRRQAQQQIQQQQQWAQTQPVQQPKAQPRVTEQPYQQPTRTVQSQPVQQQPKAQPQKQAAQPYQDLLQTPAHTTAQQPKTQQAAPVTKETEAPKQTAEKKDERRWMVQCGSFKGAEQAETVRAQLAFEGFDSRITTNNGWNRVVIGPVKGKENADGTLSRLKIAGHTNCIRLASGG, encoded by the coding sequence GTGGCACAACGAGATTATGTACGTCGCGGCCAGCCGGCACCTTCGCGACGCAAAAAGAGTAGCTCAAGAAAAAAGCAACGTAACCTGCCTGCTGTCTCGCCAGCAATGGTCGCTATTGCTGCGGCTGTAGTCGTCGCCTTTATTGGTGGCCTGTACTTTATCACGCACCATAAAAAAGAAGAGTCTGAGGCGCTTCAGGCCAGTAAAGTCGCCGGAAATGGCCTCCCTCCGAAGCCTGAAGAGCGCTGGCGCTATATCAAAGAGCTGGAAAGCCGTCAGCCTGGGGTACGTGCGCCAACCGAACCTTCTGCGGGTGGTGAAGTGCAGAATGCGAATCAGCTTACGGATGAACAGCGTCAGCTGCTGGCACAAATGCAGGCCGATATGCGCCAGCAGCCTACGCAGCTGAACGAAGTGCCGTGGAATGAGCAGACGCCGGAACAGCGTCAGCAAACGCTGCAGCGTCGCCAGGCACAACAGCAGATTCAGCAGCAACAGCAGTGGGCGCAAACCCAGCCGGTACAGCAGCCGAAGGCACAGCCGCGGGTAACGGAACAGCCGTATCAGCAGCCGACGCGTACGGTGCAGTCTCAGCCTGTCCAGCAGCAGCCTAAAGCGCAGCCGCAGAAGCAGGCGGCTCAGCCGTATCAGGATCTGCTCCAGACGCCAGCGCACACCACTGCGCAGCAGCCGAAAACGCAGCAGGCCGCGCCGGTCACGAAAGAGACCGAAGCGCCGAAGCAGACGGCGGAGAAAAAAGACGAACGTCGCTGGATGGTACAGTGCGGTTCGTTCAAAGGTGCGGAGCAGGCGGAAACGGTGCGCGCGCAGCTGGCCTTTGAAGGGTTTGATTCGCGTATTACCACCAATAACGGCTGGAATCGCGTGGTGATTGGTCCGGTCAAAGGCAAAGAAAATGCCGATGGCACCCTTTCTCGTTTGAAAATCGCCGGTCACACAAACTGCATTCGACTCGCCTCCGGGGGTTGA
- the hslV gene encoding ATP-dependent protease subunit HslV — protein sequence MTTIVSVRRNGHVVIAGDGQATLGNTVMKGNVKKVRRLYNDKVIAGFAGGTADAFTLFELFERKLEMHQGHLVKAAVELAKDWRTDRMLRKLEALLAVADETASLIITGNGDVIQPENDLIAIGSGGPYAQAAARALLENTDMNARDIAVKALDIAGDICIYTNHNHTIEELTSKA from the coding sequence GTGACAACAATAGTAAGTGTACGCCGTAACGGCCATGTGGTAATCGCCGGTGATGGCCAGGCCACGCTGGGTAATACCGTCATGAAAGGCAACGTGAAGAAAGTGCGTCGTCTCTACAACGACAAAGTGATCGCCGGCTTTGCAGGCGGCACGGCGGATGCCTTCACGCTGTTTGAACTGTTTGAACGCAAACTGGAAATGCATCAGGGTCATCTGGTGAAAGCCGCCGTTGAGCTGGCAAAAGACTGGCGTACCGACCGCATGCTGCGCAAGCTCGAAGCGCTGCTGGCGGTCGCCGATGAGACCGCTTCGCTGATCATCACCGGTAACGGTGACGTGATTCAGCCGGAAAATGACCTGATTGCCATCGGCTCTGGCGGCCCTTATGCCCAGGCTGCTGCCCGCGCACTGTTGGAAAATACCGACATGAACGCGCGTGATATCGCGGTGAAGGCGTTGGATATTGCAGGTGATATCTGCATCTATACCAACCACAACCACACCATCGAAGAATTGACCTCCAAAGCGTAA
- the hslU gene encoding HslU--HslV peptidase ATPase subunit — MSEMTPREIVSELNKHIIGQDNAKRSVAIALRNRWRRMQLDEELRHEVTPKNILMIGPTGVGKTEIARRLAKLANAPFIKVEATKFTEVGYVGKEVDSIIRDLTDSAIKMVRVQAIEKNRYRAEEMAEERILDVLIPPAKNNWGQAEQQAEPSAARQAFRKKLREGQLDDKEIEIDLAAAPMGVEIMAPPGMEEMTSQLQSMFQNLGGQKQKTRKLKIKDAMKLLIEEEAAKLVNPEELKQDAIDAVEQHGIVFIDEIDKICKRGGNSSGPDVSREGVQRDLLPLVEGCTVSTKHGMVKTDHILFIASGAFQVASPSDLIPELQGRLPIRVELQALTTEDFERILTEPNASATVQYKALMATEGVNLEFTEDGIKRIAQAAWQVNETTENIGARRLHTVLERLVEDISYDASDLNGQTVTIDAEYVSKHLDALVADEDLSRFIL, encoded by the coding sequence ATGTCTGAAATGACCCCACGCGAAATTGTCAGCGAACTGAACAAACACATTATCGGCCAGGATAACGCCAAGCGTTCCGTGGCTATCGCCCTGCGTAACCGCTGGCGTCGTATGCAGCTTGACGAAGAGCTGCGCCACGAAGTGACGCCGAAAAACATTCTGATGATCGGCCCGACCGGCGTCGGTAAAACCGAAATCGCCCGTCGTCTGGCGAAGCTGGCCAACGCACCGTTCATCAAAGTTGAAGCCACCAAGTTCACCGAAGTGGGCTATGTGGGTAAAGAAGTGGACTCCATCATCCGCGATCTGACCGACTCGGCGATCAAAATGGTGCGCGTCCAGGCCATTGAGAAAAACCGCTACCGTGCGGAAGAGATGGCCGAAGAGCGCATTCTCGACGTGCTGATCCCACCGGCAAAAAACAACTGGGGTCAGGCTGAACAGCAGGCGGAACCGTCCGCTGCGCGTCAGGCGTTCCGCAAAAAACTGCGTGAAGGCCAGCTGGATGATAAAGAGATTGAGATCGATCTCGCTGCCGCGCCAATGGGTGTGGAAATCATGGCACCTCCGGGCATGGAAGAGATGACCAGCCAGCTGCAGTCCATGTTCCAGAACCTGGGCGGTCAGAAGCAAAAAACGCGTAAGCTGAAAATCAAAGACGCGATGAAGCTGCTGATTGAAGAAGAAGCGGCGAAGCTGGTGAATCCGGAAGAGCTGAAGCAGGACGCTATCGACGCGGTTGAGCAGCACGGTATCGTGTTTATCGACGAAATCGACAAAATTTGTAAGCGCGGCGGCAACAGCTCCGGTCCGGACGTATCCCGTGAAGGCGTACAGCGCGATCTGCTGCCGCTGGTTGAAGGCTGCACCGTCTCTACCAAGCACGGCATGGTGAAAACGGACCACATTCTGTTTATCGCTTCCGGTGCATTCCAGGTAGCCAGCCCGTCGGATCTGATCCCCGAACTGCAGGGTCGTCTGCCTATCCGCGTTGAGCTGCAGGCGCTGACGACCGAAGACTTCGAACGTATCCTGACCGAGCCAAACGCCTCTGCAACCGTTCAGTACAAAGCGCTGATGGCGACCGAAGGCGTGAACCTCGAGTTCACCGAAGACGGTATCAAACGTATTGCCCAGGCCGCATGGCAGGTGAACGAAACCACCGAAAACATCGGTGCGCGTCGTCTGCATACCGTGCTGGAACGCCTGGTGGAAGATATCTCTTACGACGCGAGCGATCTGAACGGTCAAACCGTTACCATTGACGCAGAATATGTGAGTAAACATCTGGATGCGTTAGTGGCAGATGAAGATCTGAGCCGTTTTATCCTATAA
- the menA gene encoding 1,4-dihydroxy-2-naphthoate polyprenyltransferase codes for MTDISRTQAWLESLRPKTLPLAFAAIIVGTALAWWQGYFDPLVAALALITAGLLQILSNLANDYGDAVKGSDKPDRIGPLRGMQKGVITQAQMKRALIITVVLICLSGLALVTVASKTPSDFIGFLVLGLLAIIAAITYTVGTRPYGYIGLGDISVLVFFGWLSVMGSWYLQAHTVIPALFLPATACGLLATAVLNINNLRDIDSDRENGKNTLAVRLGPVNARRYHACLLMGALVCLALFNLISLHSLWGWLFVLAAPLLIKQARFVMRERSPAAMPPMLERTVKGALLTNLLFVIGIVLSQTLS; via the coding sequence ATGACTGACATCAGCCGTACTCAGGCGTGGCTCGAAAGTCTGCGCCCTAAAACACTCCCTCTGGCCTTTGCCGCGATTATCGTCGGTACGGCGCTTGCCTGGTGGCAGGGTTATTTCGATCCGCTGGTTGCCGCGCTGGCATTGATTACCGCCGGCCTGCTGCAAATTCTCTCCAACCTCGCCAACGACTATGGCGACGCGGTGAAAGGCAGCGACAAACCTGACCGTATCGGGCCGCTGCGTGGGATGCAAAAAGGGGTGATTACCCAGGCGCAGATGAAGCGCGCGCTGATTATCACCGTGGTGCTGATCTGTTTATCGGGTCTGGCGCTGGTGACAGTGGCGTCTAAGACCCCCAGCGATTTTATTGGCTTCCTGGTGCTGGGTTTATTGGCCATTATCGCAGCCATCACCTACACCGTCGGCACGCGTCCTTACGGCTACATTGGGCTCGGGGATATCTCCGTACTGGTGTTCTTCGGCTGGCTGAGCGTGATGGGAAGCTGGTACTTACAGGCGCATACGGTGATCCCTGCGCTGTTCCTGCCTGCGACCGCCTGCGGTCTGCTGGCGACCGCGGTGCTCAACATCAACAACCTGCGCGACATCGACAGCGACCGGGAGAACGGCAAAAACACCCTGGCGGTCCGTCTGGGGCCGGTGAATGCGCGTCGCTACCATGCCTGCCTGCTGATGGGTGCTCTGGTCTGCCTGGCGCTGTTTAACCTGATTTCCCTGCACAGTCTGTGGGGCTGGCTGTTTGTGCTTGCCGCGCCGCTGCTGATTAAGCAGGCCCGTTTTGTGATGCGTGAACGCAGCCCGGCCGCCATGCCGCCGATGCTGGAGCGCACGGTAAAAGGCGCGCTGCTGACTAACCTGTTGTTCGTCATCGGGATTGTCTTAAGCCAGACGCTCAGTTAG
- the rraA gene encoding ribonuclease E activity regulator RraA, giving the protein MKYDTSELCDIYQEDVNVVEPLFSNFGGRSSFGGQIVTVKCFEDNGLLYDLLEQNGRGRVLVVDGGGSVRRALIDAELAGIAAQNEWEGIVVYGSVRQVDDLEDLDIGIQAIAAIPVGAAGDGIGESDVRVNFGGVTFFSGDHLYADNTGIILSEDPLDIE; this is encoded by the coding sequence ATGAAATACGATACCTCCGAGCTTTGTGACATCTACCAGGAAGATGTCAACGTCGTTGAACCGCTGTTCTCCAACTTTGGTGGGCGGTCGTCGTTTGGCGGACAGATCGTCACGGTGAAATGTTTCGAGGATAACGGGTTGTTGTACGATCTGCTCGAACAGAACGGCCGTGGCCGCGTACTGGTGGTCGATGGCGGTGGTTCCGTACGCCGCGCATTGATTGATGCTGAGCTGGCCGGTATTGCCGCACAAAACGAGTGGGAAGGCATTGTGGTGTACGGTTCCGTGCGTCAGGTGGACGATCTGGAAGACCTGGATATCGGGATTCAGGCCATCGCAGCCATACCGGTAGGGGCGGCAGGTGACGGCATCGGCGAAAGCGACGTGCGCGTCAATTTCGGCGGCGTGACCTTCTTCTCCGGCGACCATCTCTACGCCGATAATACCGGCATTATCCTTTCCGAAGATCCGCTGGATATCGAGTAA
- the zapB gene encoding septal ring assembly protein ZapB, translating to MSLEVFEKLESKVQQAIDTITLLQMEIEELKEKNNSLAQEVQNAQHSREELERENNQLREQQNGWQDRLQALLGRMEEV from the coding sequence ATGTCTTTAGAAGTGTTTGAGAAACTGGAATCGAAAGTACAGCAGGCGATTGACACCATCACCCTGCTGCAGATGGAAATTGAAGAGCTGAAAGAGAAGAACAACAGCCTGGCGCAGGAAGTACAGAACGCGCAGCACAGCCGCGAAGAACTGGAGCGCGAAAACAACCAGCTGCGCGAACAGCAGAACGGCTGGCAGGATCGCCTGCAGGCGCTGCTGGGACGTATGGAAGAAGTCTGA
- a CDS encoding MIP/aquaporin family protein yields the protein MSQTSTLKGQCIAEFLGTGLLIFFGVGCVAALKVAGASFGQWEISIIWGLGVAMAIYLTAGVSGAHLNPAVTIALWLFACFDGRKVVPFILSQFAGAFCAAALVYGLYYNLFIDFEQTHHMVRGSVESLDLAGIFSTYPNPHINFVQAFAVEMVITAILMGVILALTDDGNGIPRGPLAPLLIGLLIAVIGASMGPLTGFAMNPARDIGPKAFAFIAGWGDVAFTGGKDIPYFLVPLFAPVVGAALGAFSYRKLIGRHLPCDTCVEEEKETTSTAQQKASL from the coding sequence ATGAGTCAGACATCAACCTTAAAAGGCCAGTGCATTGCCGAGTTCCTTGGTACCGGGTTGTTGATATTCTTCGGAGTGGGCTGTGTCGCTGCACTGAAAGTGGCGGGTGCCAGTTTTGGTCAGTGGGAAATCAGTATCATCTGGGGTCTGGGCGTGGCGATGGCCATCTACCTGACTGCAGGGGTTTCTGGTGCACATCTTAACCCGGCGGTGACTATCGCACTGTGGCTGTTCGCGTGCTTCGACGGACGCAAAGTAGTTCCTTTCATTCTTTCTCAGTTTGCCGGCGCGTTTTGCGCAGCGGCGTTAGTTTACGGGCTTTATTACAATCTTTTCATCGACTTCGAACAGACGCATCATATGGTGCGCGGCAGCGTCGAAAGTCTGGATCTGGCAGGCATCTTCTCAACCTATCCAAACCCGCATATCAATTTTGTGCAGGCGTTCGCAGTTGAAATGGTGATTACCGCTATTCTGATGGGCGTTATCCTGGCGCTGACCGACGACGGAAACGGCATTCCGCGCGGCCCGCTGGCCCCACTGCTGATTGGCCTGCTGATTGCGGTGATTGGTGCCTCCATGGGCCCGCTGACCGGCTTCGCGATGAACCCGGCGCGTGATATCGGACCTAAAGCGTTCGCCTTTATCGCAGGCTGGGGCGACGTCGCCTTCACCGGTGGCAAAGACATTCCTTACTTCCTGGTACCGCTGTTTGCGCCAGTTGTCGGGGCTGCGCTGGGTGCGTTCAGCTACCGCAAATTAATTGGTCGCCATTTACCGTGCGACACCTGTGTGGAAGAGGAGAAGGAAACGACTTCTACCGCACAACAAAAAGCTTCGCTGTAA